TTTTACGAACTGCTTTATCAAGATTTTTCAACGATGATGGATAATCATTCATGGTCCATGGCATACTATTCTACCTCCTCAGGGTTAGCCCAATTCATAAAATCTACACTATATTTGATATAACCAGTTTTCACATATATAAAACGTTATCCTTTTTTCATTATTTCCCTATCTCCATACGAATTTTCAAAAAACTATTGATGGAACCATTTTCTTTAAGGGGAGAAAAACATGAAAACAGCTTGCTTTGCAAAAGCAAATTCCACAGGTCTTCTTTGTAGAAGTGTTGAAAAGACAGCATTAAAATTCTCGCTTAATCTTTACGAAATACAAGCTGTATCACCTAATAATCAATCTACTTCTAATTCATTACCTGTTTTTCAATTCCGACTTCTTTAATTGAAAAAAGACCCAGTCATACTAGATGCGACTAAGGTCTTTTCAGGGTCAATTTTTAAGCTTTCTCCATAAAGTAGAGCGGTTGATTCCAAGACGCTCTGCTACTTTGGTTTGGTTATAGTCTTCCTCTTTCATGACGTGTTCAATAATATCATGTTCTAGTTCAGCTAGTGTTTTGTTCGCTGGAATGTCCATGGTGGCATACTCATTTTCTGATTCATTTGTCTTCAAATCCGTGCGTGTTATATACGGACCGTCAGATTGTTTGATAGCGTTTTTTATAATAAGACGTAAATCATTTAAATTATTTTCCCAGTCTTTTTCCTTCAATGCTTTGTATGCCTCATCATTCAGGCCTATAATTTGTTTTCCAAACACTGCATTGTATTGGGCAATATAGGGTAAGGTAAATGTTTTTATATGTTCAAATCTCTCGCGCAGTGCTGGAATGGTTAATACTTGTTCGTTTTGAAATACGGTATCCACTACATGACGGTCTTCTGCCGCGAAAACCAATACAGCCCGGCTTTCAGCAGCTAATGCAAGCCAGTGTTGTATTTGTGCTGGCTCAACGTATTCCCACCCTTTTATATAAAGGACGCCATTGTTTACTTTTATGGTTTCTTGAATCAGTAACAAACTATCTTCACTAATGGATTCTCGTATGGTTATTTCTTTTTTAGAGGCGGAGAAATCATAGAGCTCGGAATGAATCGCAGAAGCAATGGTTCTTTTGCCCGTGCCTTTTTCCCCAACAATGGCGAGAGATCGAAACTGTTTCACTGTATCGATCACTTCAGGAACGTCCATGCCCTCTGGCAGAAGAATATGCTGAAAAGAGGTTATCGTCGTTTCTAATGGCAGGACCGCCAAATCTGTCCGATTGATAGAGAAACGCCGCTCTTCTTCGAGCTTTATATAAAATAACTTCTCCCCGTTTTGGTGCAATTGCTCGCCTTGGGCTTCCCATCTTTTATTAGCAAATACGACCCACTCATGGATTTGGCCTTCTTTCATAAGCTTCACCCAGACGTCTCGTAATTTTTTCGGCCACTTATCTATTTCGGCTGTCAGCAGATAGTCTTGCAGAAAATGAGTGCCGGCATGGTTTTCAAACGTAATTTCCCCTTCTTCGTTAAATAATACCAGGGGTTCTTTGACGTTATGCAGCAGGTGCTGAAAACCTTGAAGTATTTGCTGCTGCCTATGCATTAAGTTTGCGGATGTTTTAGCCTGTTCCACCGCTTCCTCAATGGCTTCTATCCCTGAATTAATTAAAATACCAGTCATGCCCAGCCTTTCTGCTTGCCGAACGGTGATTGTGTCTCCTATTACTGTCGACACGCCGCGTGTTTTGGCATCTTGAACGACTGGCAGCACTTCTTCTGAACTATATATGGTCGTGTAAGGAATATGAATATTTAATATATCCATCATTTCTTGAAAGCCGCTGCAAACGTTAGGGAAACCTATAAGCTCCACGCTCTCACCCCATTGTCTGGCCATCATAATCAGTCTTAAAATATCATAGCCAGACACACCGATTTCAATGACCGGCAATGTCGTATGTTCCCGGATAAGCTGAGCGGTACCCCCACGACTAATAATCGTTTGGAAGCCTTCTTTCTCCATTTCAGCTAAAGGCGTTAGTGCTTCTCGTAAATCCCCAGTTTCCACGCGAATGGTAAGATGGTTATTATTCACTTCTAGAGACTTTGCCCTTTGAGCCATCCCTTCATAAGGAGCGATTATTCCTATTTTCATTCCATTCTCCCCTACTATTCATTCATATTGTGGTCATTATAACGAATAATTAGAAGGAAAAGGAATCACCCTCTTCCTTTTCCATTTTCAGGTTATCGATTGTTTTGGTGCCAGTTCTGCTGCATTATATATAGCAGCTACCAGACTTTGATGATCGGCAATGTTTTTGCCTGCGATGTCAAAAGCCGTTCCGTGATCTACCGACGTGCGAATGACTCCACCATTAAGGCCTACTGTAATATTGATTCCAGCTTCAAGCCCTAGCACTTTCACGGGGCCGTGGCCTTGGTCGTGGTAAGCGGCTACAACGATGTCATAGTCGCCGCGGGCTGCTCGGAAAAATAGAGTATCTGCCGGGCTAGGCCCTACGACATTGATTCCTTCGCCTTGCGCTTTTTCAATACCAGGAACCATTTGGTTTTCTTCTTCCCCATATCCAAACAGTCCGTTTTCTCCTGCGTGAGGATTAATGCCGCATACAGCAATCGAAGGATCTTCGTTTCCAGATGCTTTTAACGTCTCGTGCGCAAGCTTAACGACCTCATACGTCCGTTCCGGCGTAATACTTTCTATCGCATCTTTTAACCCTACGTGTGTTGTTAAATGAATCACTTTCAGGTTAGGAGCGGATAACATCATTGAATAGTTGTCTGTATTCGTTAAAGAAGCTAAAATTTCTGTATGCCCCGGATATTTGTAACCGCCTTTTTGCATTGCTTCCTTATTTAAAGGAGCTGTACAAATAGCGTTGATATGCTGATCCTTGGCAAGATTAACCGCTTTTTCTACAAACAAATACGCATGCTTCCCAGCTTCTGCACTCACTTGTCCTTTTGGAATGTCCTGGGACATATTCCCGACCTGTAAACAATTTAGGGTACCCGTTTCAAACTGAGCTTCTTCTACCGCTTCGACTTTGTTTATAGATGCGTCTATATTTACAATCTCGAGGACTTGTTGTAAATAAAACGCGTCTCCAATAATCAGCGGCCGTACTTTTTCGTACAGATTGTTTTCTAAAAGCGCTTTTACTATGATCTCCGGCCCTACTCCGGCCACGTCGCCCATAGTTATACCGATAATTGGTTTTGTGCGCATCAATATAATACCCCCCTCTCCGATTTTTCCAAAGCATGTAAAAATACGTCTTTTCCCCCAAAACCGCCTGCTTTTGTGATGACAAATACAGGGTCATCCTCTTGGGCTTGACCGATGGGGATTCCATTTTCTAATTCGTCAATCAGTTTTAATTGATCCCATTTATTTTGCCTGCAGACGGCTTTTGCAATATCGCCGCCTGATAAAAAGTACCATTTAAATGCAGCGGTAGAACGTAATTGCTTCACTAAGTTTCCGAGTGCATTTGCAATTTCTCTGGAAGCATCTTTTATTTCCATGTTTCGCTTTTTCAACGCATGCTGTAAAGACTCCCAAGTATCTTCGTCATACAATGTATATAGCACTACATGCTTTCCATTTGCTCCTTTTTCGAATTGCCGTTTCACGTCATTCCATGTCTCTGTGTAATCAAATAACAGCGAGGTCGGATGCACGGCAATATGGCACATGTTGTCAGCCTTTTTCAACTGCTCTAACTGCAATCTCGTCACTTGATTAATGCTTCCAATCGTAAACAGAAACCTTCCTGCTTCCATTTTCGTTTTATCCGTCTCATTTTTTTCTTGGGATAAGCAAGCTTTCGCCACAGACGGCATTAATCCTGCCGACCCTGCCCAGGAAAATCGGTATGAAGAATTGGTTAAAACTTGAACAACTCTCTCGATATCTTCATCTTTCTTTGCATCAAAGGTTATATAGCGTTTGTTTTCGCCATCGTTTTTTTTTAAAGCGTCCTTCCACTGCTTATCCGTCCAATCAGGCGAGCCGTGCCATAAATCGTGGGCAGACTGCCTATTAATGATCGTTTTGATCGAAGCGGTGTCAAAAGGAGGACCAGGATAATTTTTAATATGGCTTCTATCTAATGGTTTATCTTTTACGTACAGTTCCCCGTTTTTTACAAAACGTCCAGCAGAAGGATAGGCTGGGTTGATAACAATGAAATCAGGTGAGCATGTATCGTAAATAGCGTCGAGCTCTGCGCCGATGTTTCCCCGCATGGTAGAATCTATTTTTTTATAGACAACGTCGGGGAGATACTGCTGTACCGTGTTCATGACTTGCTTTACTTTATGGTATGAAGCCATCGAGGCATCTGCCCTTGAATCTGTATCTACAACAACCACTTCATGTTTATGAAGGCCTTTTAAATCTCCATCTACTAGGACGGTCGGATTATACCCAACATCCAGTAACTGCACCCCTGAATCATTTGCTCCTGTTAAATCGTCAGCTATTATACATAAATCCATTCGTTCACCCTCCCCCTATCCATATATTTCAATTTCTCTCTCAATTTAGAGGAGCAAACGACGATAGATCATTTCAATCTCTTCGACACTCATTTGCTTAGGGTTATTATCCATTAACCGCTTCACGTTGGATGCTGCTACGGCAAGGTCTGGAACATCTTCTTCTTTTACACCGTAAGCGCTTAAGTCCTGCGGGATTTCCAGCTCAGCTGTTAACGACCGAATGCTTTCGAGCACATCACTGGCATTGCCGCTTTTCGATAATGACGTTTCCTGTGCAATTGTTTCCAAACGTTCTTCAACAGAATCATAGTTAAATTCCATCACGTGCGGCAGCAGCATAGAATTAGCTACCCCATGTGTAACACCAAACGAACCGCCAATCAGATATGCCATCGCATGAACTGCTGCCGTTCCAGCTGCACTTAAAGCCATTCCGCCAAGCATAGAACCTAGCAGCATATTTTCTCTCGCCGTTTCATTCTTGCCGTTGTGGTAAGCTTCCAAAATGTTATCACTGATTAATTTCATGCTCTCCATCGCAAACATGTCACTAAGAGGATTGGCTTTATTTGAAATATACGATTCTAAAGAATGAGTAAATGCATCCATTCCTGTTGCTGCTGTAATAGACTTAGGAAGCTCCAGCGTCAAGGATGCATCTAAATACACTTGCTGCGGAAGAAAGTACTGGCTTACAACCCCAACTTTCAATTCTTCTGCTGGCAGCGTTAAAATAGAATTCGGTGTCACTTCTGATCCCGTTCCTGAAGTCGATGGGATCAGAACCATTGGAACACCCGGCTTTTGTATTTGTTCAATGCCCATCATGTCCCGAACGGACTGCTCATTTGTGTGGCATACAGCAAAAAACTTCGTTACATCTAATACACTGCCTCCGCCAATGCCAATCATCGCGTCATATTGGTCTTGGTTGATTTCTTCCACTGCCTCTTCCACATAATGAATGGTAGGTTCTGGCGTAACATCCGAACGAACCGTAGATGTAACGCCAGCACTTGATAACGCTTCTTGCAGGGTATCAACATAGCCGAACTTCAACATAGAAGGCTGGGCAATAATCAACACATTCTTGATATCTCCCGGAAGCTGATGAATATTATCTTTAATCGTTTTTAGGGCTCTAACCCCAGTAAAAATCCGGTCGGCACTGCGAAATTGATAAAAGTTCGTCATCCTTATCTTCTCCTTTCCAAATTTTACGTCGTAATGTATGGCTCGTATTGTTTTAAAACTTCCCGAAGCTCTTCTTGAATGTCACCGGACACGCGGTGGACTGGTTTTCGCGGCGCCCCGATATCAATGCCTAATTGGCAAACCGCTTCTTTAAACACTGCAGGTGTAGTGGCACGCTTTGACAACGTTCGGATCGGTAAAAGGGCTTCCTGGCATTTTTCTGCCTCTTCGACCTTGCCATTTTTCCAGTTGTCGTAAATCGAAACAACCAATTCCGGAACCATATTGGATGTAGCAGCCACACCGCCATTTCCGCCAGCTTTTAATGTGTCGAGAATCAATGAATCTGCGCCTGATAATACGGCAAAGTTTTCTGTCTGTTCGATGTATTGTTTAATAAGGTTAATATCACCGCTGCTGTCTTTAATGCCAATGATGTTAGGAATCTTTGATAATCTAGCAACCGTTTCCGGATCCACAGAAACATTGGTGCGCGATGGCATATTGTAAATCATGGTTGGTATGGTAACGCCTTCTGCTACGTCCCGGTAATAGTCGTATAACTCTTCTTGAGACGGCGGGTCAAAATAAGGAGTGATCACCGATAAACAATCCGCCCCCAAGCTTTCCATTGTTTTCGAACGCTCGATAACTTCCCGCGTGCTGTTTCCGCCTGTCCCTACAATCACTGGAACTTCGCCGTTTGCTTCTTCAATCGAAGCTTTTGCAACAAGCTTTTTCTCTTCTTCATTTAATACATGAAATTCACCATTTGTCCCCAGTACAAATAATCCATTCACACCAGCATCTAACACGTGCCTTGAGAGCTGGCGCAATTTGTTTTCACTCACGTCCCCGTTTTCATCAAACGCCGTTAAAAGCGCCGTAATCACACCGTCTAAATGGACTTCCTTCATACCCGTCTCCTCCTAATTATTTACAAATTATAAGTTCTCTTTTTATTTTGATGTACAGTGTTTTTAATTGCAACTTTATATGGAATATTGTTTAATATTGCAACTGAGGTGACCAAAAAAAATTCTCTCTTTATTCATCCATAAACAGGTTAGGCAAGAATGTAACAATATCTTGGAAAAAGATAATAATAAGAATAGAACCAAGATACACACCTACAAATATTAAAATATGATTAAGCATTTTCATCACATTTGTCCCTGCTACTTTAGAAGCCAATAGACTAGACAAACCATATGGCGGCGTTACTGTACCAAGACGAATAGCCATTACGGTTACGATCCCAGCTACAATTGGGTCAATTTCTAAAGCATTCATTACTGGAAGTAATAGTGGAACAAAAATAAGCATAGCGGACGTGGGCTCCATAAACGTACCTAAAACCACGTACAAAAGCGTTAGTAAAATCAAAAAGCCAGCCGGGCTTACATCACTATTTATTAAAAATTGAATGATTGGATCCATCGCTTTATAGTAAGTCAATACCCACGACAAAAACGCTGCCGCAGCAATTAATATATAAATAGTCGCCGCATCCATAGCTGCTTGTTTAGAGACATCCATGTATTGGCCAAATCTTCTTTCTTTTTTAACAAAAAACGCAATAAAGACTACATACACTACAGCAATACTAGCTGCTTCAGTTGCAGTAAATACGCCACTCATTATCCCTACAATAACTATCAAAAATAGACTTAAAGGAAATATGACTTTTTTAATCGCTACAATTTTTGAAAGTTCTTTATTGCTGTCTAATCCAAGATCCTCACTATTTACTGTGCCGACATTATTTTTGGAAGCATAAAAATAAGCATAACCCATCTGCATTAAACCTATTAATATACCTGGCAAAATTCCTCCAATAAACAGTCCCGCGACCGATGTTTTAGCCAAAGCACCATACACAATTAATAAAATACTAGGCGGGATGATAGACCCTATTGTTGAAGAAGCTGCAGTCACCGTTGCAGCAAATTCTCGGCTGTAACCAGCTTTAATCATTGCAGGTATTAATACCCTTCCCAAAGATGCCACGTCTGCTACAGAAGATCCTGAGATAGCTGCAAAAAATATGCTTGTGACAATGTTTATATGCGCTAAACTTCCTTTCGCTTTTCCAACCAGTGCCTTTGAAATGTAAATTAAATCTTCTGTGACGCCAGTTAGGTTCATCAACCGGCCGCAGAAGATAAATAATGGAATCGCTAATAAGGTGAAACTTCCAAGAGATTCCAACATAATCGAACTCATTTGAGTCAAACTGACCATTGGCTCAAACAATATAGGAATGGCTGAAGCAACGATTAAACTAAAAACAACGGGCACACCTATCAATAAACAGAAGAAAAATATACTGACAATTAGTAGTAGAATCATTTTTTGTTCACCTCATTAGATGGCAGCTCTAGCAACTTCCTAGCATTTACTATGTGAAAATAAAGCATAAAAATGGAACCTACAAGAACAGCAGTGTAGTAATATGCTAAGGAAGG
This DNA window, taken from Alteribacillus bidgolensis, encodes the following:
- the pdxA gene encoding 4-hydroxythreonine-4-phosphate dehydrogenase PdxA gives rise to the protein MRTKPIIGITMGDVAGVGPEIIVKALLENNLYEKVRPLIIGDAFYLQQVLEIVNIDASINKVEAVEEAQFETGTLNCLQVGNMSQDIPKGQVSAEAGKHAYLFVEKAVNLAKDQHINAICTAPLNKEAMQKGGYKYPGHTEILASLTNTDNYSMMLSAPNLKVIHLTTHVGLKDAIESITPERTYEVVKLAHETLKASGNEDPSIAVCGINPHAGENGLFGYGEEENQMVPGIEKAQGEGINVVGPSPADTLFFRAARGDYDIVVAAYHDQGHGPVKVLGLEAGINITVGLNGGVIRTSVDHGTAFDIAGKNIADHQSLVAAIYNAAELAPKQSIT
- a CDS encoding TRAP transporter large permease; this translates as MILLLIVSIFFFCLLIGVPVVFSLIVASAIPILFEPMVSLTQMSSIMLESLGSFTLLAIPLFIFCGRLMNLTGVTEDLIYISKALVGKAKGSLAHINIVTSIFFAAISGSSVADVASLGRVLIPAMIKAGYSREFAATVTAASSTIGSIIPPSILLIVYGALAKTSVAGLFIGGILPGILIGLMQMGYAYFYASKNNVGTVNSEDLGLDSNKELSKIVAIKKVIFPLSLFLIVIVGIMSGVFTATEAASIAVVYVVFIAFFVKKERRFGQYMDVSKQAAMDAATIYILIAAAAFLSWVLTYYKAMDPIIQFLINSDVSPAGFLILLTLLYVVLGTFMEPTSAMLIFVPLLLPVMNALEIDPIVAGIVTVMAIRLGTVTPPYGLSSLLASKVAGTNVMKMLNHILIFVGVYLGSILIIIFFQDIVTFLPNLFMDE
- a CDS encoding iron-containing alcohol dehydrogenase yields the protein MTNFYQFRSADRIFTGVRALKTIKDNIHQLPGDIKNVLIIAQPSMLKFGYVDTLQEALSSAGVTSTVRSDVTPEPTIHYVEEAVEEINQDQYDAMIGIGGGSVLDVTKFFAVCHTNEQSVRDMMGIEQIQKPGVPMVLIPSTSGTGSEVTPNSILTLPAEELKVGVVSQYFLPQQVYLDASLTLELPKSITAATGMDAFTHSLESYISNKANPLSDMFAMESMKLISDNILEAYHNGKNETARENMLLGSMLGGMALSAAGTAAVHAMAYLIGGSFGVTHGVANSMLLPHVMEFNYDSVEERLETIAQETSLSKSGNASDVLESIRSLTAELEIPQDLSAYGVKEEDVPDLAVAASNVKRLMDNNPKQMSVEEIEMIYRRLLL
- a CDS encoding sigma-54-dependent transcriptional regulator, which encodes MKIGIIAPYEGMAQRAKSLEVNNNHLTIRVETGDLREALTPLAEMEKEGFQTIISRGGTAQLIREHTTLPVIEIGVSGYDILRLIMMARQWGESVELIGFPNVCSGFQEMMDILNIHIPYTTIYSSEEVLPVVQDAKTRGVSTVIGDTITVRQAERLGMTGILINSGIEAIEEAVEQAKTSANLMHRQQQILQGFQHLLHNVKEPLVLFNEEGEITFENHAGTHFLQDYLLTAEIDKWPKKLRDVWVKLMKEGQIHEWVVFANKRWEAQGEQLHQNGEKLFYIKLEEERRFSINRTDLAVLPLETTITSFQHILLPEGMDVPEVIDTVKQFRSLAIVGEKGTGKRTIASAIHSELYDFSASKKEITIRESISEDSLLLIQETIKVNNGVLYIKGWEYVEPAQIQHWLALAAESRAVLVFAAEDRHVVDTVFQNEQVLTIPALRERFEHIKTFTLPYIAQYNAVFGKQIIGLNDEAYKALKEKDWENNLNDLRLIIKNAIKQSDGPYITRTDLKTNESENEYATMDIPANKTLAELEHDIIEHVMKEEDYNQTKVAERLGINRSTLWRKLKN
- the dapA gene encoding 4-hydroxy-tetrahydrodipicolinate synthase; protein product: MKEVHLDGVITALLTAFDENGDVSENKLRQLSRHVLDAGVNGLFVLGTNGEFHVLNEEEKKLVAKASIEEANGEVPVIVGTGGNSTREVIERSKTMESLGADCLSVITPYFDPPSQEELYDYYRDVAEGVTIPTMIYNMPSRTNVSVDPETVARLSKIPNIIGIKDSSGDINLIKQYIEQTENFAVLSGADSLILDTLKAGGNGGVAATSNMVPELVVSIYDNWKNGKVEEAEKCQEALLPIRTLSKRATTPAVFKEAVCQLGIDIGAPRKPVHRVSGDIQEELREVLKQYEPYITT
- a CDS encoding four-carbon acid sugar kinase family protein, yielding MDLCIIADDLTGANDSGVQLLDVGYNPTVLVDGDLKGLHKHEVVVVDTDSRADASMASYHKVKQVMNTVQQYLPDVVYKKIDSTMRGNIGAELDAIYDTCSPDFIVINPAYPSAGRFVKNGELYVKDKPLDRSHIKNYPGPPFDTASIKTIINRQSAHDLWHGSPDWTDKQWKDALKKNDGENKRYITFDAKKDEDIERVVQVLTNSSYRFSWAGSAGLMPSVAKACLSQEKNETDKTKMEAGRFLFTIGSINQVTRLQLEQLKKADNMCHIAVHPTSLLFDYTETWNDVKRQFEKGANGKHVVLYTLYDEDTWESLQHALKKRNMEIKDASREIANALGNLVKQLRSTAAFKWYFLSGGDIAKAVCRQNKWDQLKLIDELENGIPIGQAQEDDPVFVITKAGGFGGKDVFLHALEKSERGVLY